A genomic stretch from Rubripirellula reticaptiva includes:
- a CDS encoding outer membrane protein assembly factor BamB family protein, with translation MLLVHVGCARPPQPDPLELPLSEPTSADVADQKTIRQYQTAIQKKSSPRAQSSIVASNDWPQLYGPSRNSVAATQAVNLAWGPGGPKQRWSLSIGTGYGSPVVAGNRLVFNHRIDDDEIVQCVDTESGETIWQYLYPTTFVCDIEYSDGPYSTPVIDGDRVFAVGGQGQFFCLSLDSGAIIWSRDLHEEYEVKDGIFPVGASPMVIGDRVIFDVGAEDHGVGILAMDRNDGADIWQSGDAPAGYCAPVAATIHDQSFVFVMTHLGLTSLDPETGLADWSVSHHSRAPMSFNAVTPLVSDNKVLIVTGPGPGAVCLQINPDRTQHELWRDRRVIDCQYNTLMPVGSDVIAFTSAGQGGAELRSVDLATGKLNWKYHSLLRRGQGLVVNGSLVLVGERGHLASVIPTATEANVLAFTAAPIMTEPCFAPPALAGNHLFVRDGERLTCFDLRN, from the coding sequence ATGTTACTGGTTCACGTTGGGTGTGCCCGACCACCCCAGCCCGATCCGCTTGAGCTTCCCCTGTCCGAACCGACATCGGCGGATGTGGCAGACCAGAAAACCATTCGCCAGTATCAGACGGCAATTCAAAAAAAATCGTCACCCCGTGCCCAGTCGTCGATCGTTGCCTCCAACGATTGGCCTCAGTTGTACGGGCCCAGCCGAAACTCAGTCGCGGCAACTCAGGCGGTAAATCTGGCTTGGGGACCGGGCGGCCCGAAACAACGCTGGAGCCTAAGTATCGGTACGGGCTATGGATCGCCCGTCGTTGCCGGAAATCGGTTGGTGTTCAATCACCGTATCGACGACGATGAGATCGTCCAGTGCGTCGACACAGAAAGTGGTGAAACGATATGGCAATACCTGTATCCGACCACGTTCGTTTGCGACATCGAATACAGTGATGGCCCGTATAGCACACCGGTGATTGATGGCGACCGAGTCTTCGCGGTTGGCGGACAGGGTCAATTTTTTTGCTTGTCGCTTGACTCTGGTGCAATCATTTGGTCGCGCGATCTGCACGAGGAATACGAAGTGAAAGACGGAATCTTTCCCGTCGGTGCATCGCCAATGGTGATCGGCGACCGCGTCATTTTCGATGTTGGAGCGGAAGATCACGGCGTGGGCATTCTGGCGATGGACCGCAATGATGGAGCCGACATTTGGCAATCCGGCGACGCGCCCGCAGGCTATTGCGCACCCGTCGCTGCGACCATCCACGATCAATCGTTCGTGTTCGTGATGACCCATTTGGGTCTAACGTCACTTGACCCGGAAACGGGCTTGGCCGATTGGTCGGTTTCTCATCATTCGCGCGCCCCGATGTCGTTCAACGCTGTGACACCGTTGGTGTCGGATAATAAAGTGTTGATCGTAACAGGCCCAGGGCCAGGGGCAGTTTGTTTGCAAATCAACCCTGATCGAACGCAACACGAACTGTGGCGAGATCGGCGTGTCATCGATTGCCAGTACAATACGTTGATGCCGGTCGGATCGGATGTAATCGCATTTACTTCTGCCGGGCAGGGTGGCGCGGAACTACGCAGCGTGGACCTTGCGACAGGAAAGCTAAACTGGAAATATCACTCGCTACTTCGTCGAGGCCAGGGTCTGGTCGTCAACGGATCATTGGTTTTGGTTGGCGAGCGAGGTCATCTCGCGTCTGTCATCCCAACAGCAACCGAGGCCAATGTGCTCGCTTTTACTGCCGCGCCGATCATGACAGAGCCTTGTTTTGCTCCACCCGCGCTGGCTGGAAATCACCTATTTGTTCGCGATGGTGAACGGCTGACTTGTTTTGATTTGAGAAACTGA
- the ruvX gene encoding Holliday junction resolvase RuvX: MDSYPDPTPDAVSNSEFPCTGRVASVDYGTVRIGIAICDPDRILASPLEVCSAANWEDKGDYFRNLAKDERIVAYVVGLPIHCDGGESDKSREARKFAKWLFDETDLPVRLFDERFTTSAANSRMAGAGYTRAKKKKRVDAIAALVLLESFLEACRYHDEVAGESVNAPATGGEKLDDQ; the protein is encoded by the coding sequence ATGGATTCTTATCCCGATCCGACGCCCGATGCAGTTTCCAATTCGGAATTCCCTTGTACCGGCCGGGTTGCCTCCGTCGACTACGGGACGGTTCGCATCGGGATCGCGATTTGCGATCCAGATCGGATTCTGGCAAGCCCGCTGGAGGTTTGCTCCGCGGCGAATTGGGAAGACAAAGGCGACTACTTTCGCAATCTTGCCAAGGACGAACGCATCGTTGCTTACGTCGTGGGCTTGCCGATCCACTGTGACGGTGGCGAAAGCGACAAGAGTCGCGAAGCACGCAAGTTTGCAAAGTGGCTGTTCGACGAGACGGACTTGCCCGTTCGGCTGTTTGATGAGCGGTTCACGACGTCCGCGGCGAATTCACGCATGGCCGGCGCGGGCTACACCCGTGCGAAGAAGAAGAAACGAGTCGACGCGATCGCCGCGCTCGTGTTGTTGGAATCGTTCTTGGAAGCCTGTCGTTATCACGACGAAGTCGCTGGCGAGTCGGTGAACGCACCTGCGACCGGTGGCGAAAAACTGGATGATCAGTGA
- a CDS encoding secretin N-terminal domain-containing protein, with protein MIEFLSLTIFQKIRSPYIGAMVLAFALLANQVVAQNFRADAGAERDEIVELNLAGSVSLTKLVEAVSKQMDVRFLYSADLANRQVTVYTPAKLPKSALSALIGSLLKGENLAIVDSDVPGWKRIVDIADMVPYAKTGQAGDVLRLDGPAAAVTQVIPVEHLNITQLSQTFKQFLSKGANFITLADNSLLVVTDYAQNVQSLVELLAVLDRPAGRPVIDFFVARSRTPASLIEQVEALLVEGDAKAAATKSDFKLFNDASGQRIVVAGEKSLVERIMSLLKQLDTGVEFQTRAYRLQNVSAERVDKLVRGMVSSEEAEESIETTIDEEGNLLIVRAGMDVHQQVEMLLKELDRPVSSSNSPIQFYKLKNANAVEVLYSLLALQQATGTEGVAGFGGGAFGTLGGLNVGGVVPASGLGLGMALGAAVTQPGAFGDTGGQNIRLPFNSGNGDNGGLLGMQGQNANANQNAALSPLIGNAGFGGAGFGLAGGAGAGQVATLPGGARVSADVATNSLIVFAPSNVQPLYEKLIKSLDQRRPQVMIEADIIAVDTSDNFSLGVEVSIGDRTGAKRLFKFTSFGLSEVDPTTGALSVIPNLGFNGVLVDPDVADVIVQALSRHTRSRVLASPKILVNDNQTGTLESVASVPFLSINTINTISSQSLGGDQQAGTTITVTPHINEDDHLQLEFEVEFSTFTGSGGANLPPPRQIDRVGSVVTIPDGKTVVVGGLKRIGDSETFTGVPWAEKIPILRELTSLTTKEESTTSFFLFIRPKILRDSRFRDLKYLSDIEAQDAQIPGDDPESGPILIPCLKPHQTISTQYPSSALNR; from the coding sequence TTGATTGAATTTCTGTCGCTCACGATCTTCCAAAAGATTCGAAGTCCGTATATCGGGGCGATGGTCTTGGCGTTTGCATTGCTTGCAAATCAGGTTGTCGCTCAGAACTTTCGCGCCGACGCTGGGGCGGAACGCGATGAGATCGTCGAGCTGAACTTGGCCGGTTCGGTCAGTTTGACCAAGTTGGTCGAGGCGGTTTCAAAACAAATGGATGTTCGGTTCCTGTACAGCGCTGATTTGGCGAATCGTCAGGTAACGGTTTATACGCCGGCAAAATTGCCCAAGTCGGCGTTGTCGGCGTTGATCGGCAGTCTATTGAAGGGGGAAAACCTAGCGATCGTCGATTCCGACGTGCCGGGATGGAAACGGATCGTTGATATCGCTGACATGGTTCCCTATGCCAAAACCGGCCAAGCCGGTGACGTGCTGCGTCTCGACGGGCCAGCCGCCGCAGTGACTCAGGTGATCCCTGTCGAGCATTTGAACATCACTCAGCTTTCGCAGACCTTTAAACAGTTTTTGTCTAAGGGTGCCAACTTCATCACGCTGGCTGACAACAGTTTGCTGGTGGTGACGGACTATGCCCAGAACGTCCAGTCGCTCGTTGAGTTGCTGGCAGTCCTGGATCGACCGGCGGGACGACCAGTGATCGACTTTTTCGTCGCTCGCAGTCGAACGCCCGCCTCGTTGATCGAGCAAGTCGAAGCGTTGTTGGTCGAGGGTGATGCCAAAGCCGCGGCAACCAAATCCGATTTCAAGCTGTTCAATGACGCATCGGGCCAACGGATCGTTGTCGCGGGTGAGAAGTCATTGGTCGAGCGAATCATGTCGCTGTTGAAACAGTTAGACACGGGTGTCGAGTTTCAAACACGAGCCTATCGGTTGCAAAACGTTTCAGCAGAGCGAGTCGACAAACTGGTTCGCGGAATGGTCAGCAGCGAAGAGGCCGAAGAATCGATCGAGACCACGATCGATGAAGAAGGGAACTTGTTGATCGTCCGAGCGGGCATGGACGTTCATCAGCAGGTCGAAATGTTACTAAAGGAACTCGATCGTCCGGTCAGTTCAAGCAACAGCCCGATCCAGTTCTATAAATTGAAAAACGCAAACGCGGTCGAAGTTTTGTATTCATTGTTGGCGCTGCAGCAAGCGACGGGCACCGAGGGTGTCGCAGGTTTCGGCGGCGGTGCCTTCGGAACGCTCGGCGGATTGAACGTCGGAGGTGTTGTTCCGGCGTCCGGTTTGGGACTTGGAATGGCGCTGGGTGCAGCCGTGACGCAGCCAGGTGCGTTTGGCGATACCGGCGGACAAAACATTCGGTTACCGTTCAACAGCGGGAATGGTGACAATGGCGGTTTGCTGGGGATGCAGGGTCAAAACGCAAATGCGAATCAGAATGCGGCACTGAGTCCTTTGATCGGCAACGCGGGGTTTGGGGGCGCTGGTTTCGGCTTAGCGGGTGGCGCGGGAGCCGGGCAAGTCGCGACTTTGCCGGGCGGGGCACGTGTGTCGGCTGACGTTGCGACGAATTCATTGATTGTCTTTGCGCCATCAAACGTTCAACCGCTGTACGAAAAACTGATCAAGTCGCTCGATCAACGTCGTCCTCAGGTGATGATTGAAGCTGACATCATTGCGGTCGACACAAGCGATAATTTCTCGCTCGGCGTGGAAGTCTCGATCGGCGACCGTACGGGCGCAAAGCGACTGTTCAAATTCACTTCATTCGGACTTAGCGAAGTTGATCCGACCACCGGAGCGTTGAGCGTGATTCCGAATCTGGGATTCAACGGTGTGCTGGTGGACCCGGATGTAGCGGATGTGATTGTCCAAGCCTTGTCGCGGCATACCCGTAGCCGTGTGCTTGCGTCGCCCAAAATCCTTGTCAACGATAACCAAACCGGGACGCTTGAGAGTGTCGCCAGCGTGCCGTTTCTTAGCATCAACACGATCAACACGATCAGCAGCCAGTCCCTTGGCGGGGACCAGCAGGCCGGGACAACCATTACGGTGACCCCTCATATCAACGAAGACGACCACTTGCAGTTAGAATTTGAGGTGGAGTTCAGTACCTTTACCGGTTCCGGTGGCGCCAACTTGCCACCACCACGCCAAATCGACCGTGTGGGCAGCGTGGTGACGATTCCCGATGGCAAAACAGTTGTCGTCGGGGGGCTGAAACGAATTGGTGATAGTGAGACGTTCACGGGCGTGCCGTGGGCTGAAAAAATTCCGATACTGCGAGAGCTGACTAGTTTAACGACCAAGGAAGAGTCGACGACGTCATTCTTTCTGTTCATTCGACCCAAAATTTTACGAGACTCGCGTTTCCGCGATCTGAAATACTTGTCTGACATCGAGGCGCAGGACGCGCAGATTCCCGGCGACGACCCGGAAAGCGGTCCGATCCTGATTCCATGCCTGAAACCACACCAAACCATCTCGACCCAGTATCCGAGCTCGGCGCTGAATCGCTAG
- a CDS encoding GspE/PulE family protein encodes MPETTPNHLDPVSELGAESLVRDADSLDRTLDEPVSTLARLLRCNVLDSLAHLKANPAFLKRFGIAHARSHRVIGVLDGDAALVAVCDRAGYDHLDVIGRALGRPVTPVVASASAIDAAINLAYADRSSQAQQVIDAIDRDSVLREVSGLASREDLLDTEGRAPIIRLVNHLLFDAVKAGASDVHIQPYEDRVIVRQRIDGVLFDSFEIPKAVQEEVLTRVKVLGRMNIAEKRLPQDGRATVQLGDRTVDLRIASLPTSHNERIVIRLLDKSARLYSLAELGMPPHYFDIFRKLISRDHGMVLVTGPTGSGKSTTLYGALQEINSHDLNVLTLEDPIEYQLDGISQTQINEKKGMTFASGMRSVLRQDPDIIMVGEIRDAETAVMAIQASLTGHLVFSTLHTNDAASAVTRLLDLGIEPYLVSSSLVASLAQRLVRKLCSECKQPDPTAIGRLPKPPDSLLADQGISLADLKGVYRPVGCSACRQTGFRGRVGLFELLVVDDACRDLIQTRGNASQIRDAGLAAGMHLLSTDGVLKIHQGITTLDEVLRVTSL; translated from the coding sequence ATGCCTGAAACCACACCAAACCATCTCGACCCAGTATCCGAGCTCGGCGCTGAATCGCTAGTCAGAGATGCTGATTCGCTTGACCGCACTTTGGACGAGCCCGTATCGACGCTCGCACGCTTGCTGCGGTGCAATGTTTTGGATTCGCTTGCGCATTTGAAAGCCAATCCGGCGTTCTTGAAACGATTCGGCATCGCGCACGCACGAAGCCACCGAGTGATTGGTGTTTTGGATGGTGACGCGGCGCTTGTTGCGGTTTGTGACCGAGCGGGATACGACCACTTGGATGTCATCGGTCGCGCGCTGGGACGACCAGTCACGCCAGTCGTTGCATCGGCGTCGGCGATCGACGCAGCGATCAACTTGGCGTACGCCGATCGATCGAGCCAGGCTCAGCAGGTGATCGATGCAATCGATCGAGACAGTGTGCTTCGGGAGGTCAGTGGCTTAGCGTCGCGCGAAGACTTGCTGGACACCGAAGGTCGCGCACCGATTATCCGGTTGGTCAACCACTTGCTCTTTGACGCGGTCAAAGCAGGTGCGTCGGATGTTCACATTCAACCTTACGAAGACCGCGTGATCGTGCGCCAGCGGATCGATGGTGTTCTGTTCGATAGCTTTGAGATTCCCAAAGCGGTCCAGGAAGAAGTGCTGACTCGCGTGAAGGTACTTGGGCGAATGAATATCGCCGAGAAACGTTTGCCTCAAGACGGACGTGCGACCGTTCAGTTGGGCGATCGCACGGTTGATCTGCGGATTGCATCGCTGCCGACTAGCCACAACGAGCGGATCGTGATTCGGTTGCTCGACAAGAGCGCCCGGCTGTATTCGTTGGCCGAGTTGGGGATGCCACCCCACTACTTTGACATCTTTCGCAAGCTGATTTCTCGCGACCACGGCATGGTTTTGGTGACCGGTCCGACCGGCAGCGGCAAGAGTACGACGTTGTACGGCGCCCTGCAAGAAATCAACTCCCATGATTTGAACGTGCTGACGTTGGAAGATCCGATCGAGTACCAGCTTGACGGAATCAGTCAGACGCAGATCAACGAAAAGAAGGGCATGACCTTTGCGTCGGGGATGCGCAGCGTTTTGCGCCAGGACCCCGACATCATCATGGTGGGCGAAATCCGTGACGCCGAAACGGCCGTGATGGCGATCCAGGCATCGCTAACCGGGCACTTGGTGTTTAGCACGCTGCACACCAATGACGCTGCCAGCGCGGTGACCCGGTTGTTGGACCTAGGAATCGAACCGTACTTGGTCAGCAGTTCTTTGGTTGCCTCGCTCGCTCAGCGTTTGGTTCGCAAGCTGTGCAGCGAATGCAAACAGCCCGATCCGACCGCCATCGGTCGGCTACCGAAACCGCCCGATTCGTTGCTCGCTGATCAAGGGATCTCGCTAGCGGATTTGAAAGGCGTTTACCGCCCGGTCGGTTGTTCGGCATGTCGACAAACGGGATTCCGAGGCCGAGTTGGATTGTTCGAGTTGTTGGTTGTCGATGATGCGTGTCGTGATTTGATCCAAACACGCGGCAACGCATCGCAAATCCGCGATGCCGGTTTGGCGGCGGGGATGCATTTGCTTTCGACCGATGGTGTCCTAAAGATTCATCAGGGAATCACGACGCTTGATGAAGTGCTGCGAGTGACGTCGCTATGA
- a CDS encoding type II secretion system F family protein: MTVYAYTGVGSDSQTVRGTIAADTPRQARDQLRANGVRVRKLDECSIKSTGGGWRPNFSLTSTKVQWSTAVHELAMMLHAGIPMLDALDTITDQNTGSFRTAVLGVRDKVAAGSSLAEALADRPDLFDAASVHMVEVGENSGTLDSVLTQLADFKRKQLNLRDSVTTAMVYPLFLVFFGSAAGLFLMTWVLPPLLENLQETMDVLPFPTRVAKAISDALLAHGWLISITVIVAIGAAVIALRTPGGRRFWDRTMLKLPIIGPMAVKQGVARIAMIIATLSRSGVELTRAVDLAERSTGNVIFKKALSECGDRISAGEEVADALKQSGVFPPLAVRVFSVGQESGKLDEMLFRLADDYDAQVATSSARLTALLEPVLILFLAAMVGFLLLATILPILEAGNVQ; this comes from the coding sequence ATGACAGTGTATGCCTACACCGGTGTTGGAAGCGATTCGCAAACGGTGCGTGGCACCATCGCCGCTGATACGCCGCGACAAGCACGTGACCAACTTAGGGCCAACGGTGTTCGCGTTCGCAAGCTTGACGAGTGCAGTATTAAGTCAACGGGCGGCGGTTGGCGGCCAAATTTCTCGTTGACGTCGACCAAGGTTCAGTGGTCAACGGCGGTTCACGAACTGGCGATGATGCTGCACGCGGGAATCCCGATGCTGGATGCGCTGGACACGATCACGGATCAAAACACTGGATCGTTTCGAACCGCAGTACTGGGCGTTCGCGATAAAGTGGCGGCCGGTTCGTCGCTTGCCGAAGCGCTGGCGGATCGACCTGATCTGTTCGACGCTGCGTCAGTACACATGGTCGAAGTCGGTGAGAATTCGGGGACACTCGATTCCGTACTGACTCAATTGGCCGACTTCAAACGCAAACAATTGAACCTACGTGATTCGGTGACCACGGCAATGGTGTACCCGTTGTTCCTGGTGTTCTTTGGAAGTGCGGCAGGACTGTTTTTGATGACGTGGGTTTTGCCACCGTTGTTGGAAAACCTGCAAGAGACGATGGACGTGTTGCCGTTTCCCACGCGGGTTGCCAAAGCGATCAGTGATGCACTGCTCGCCCACGGATGGCTGATTTCGATCACGGTGATCGTGGCGATCGGTGCAGCGGTAATTGCTTTACGTACGCCTGGCGGTCGGCGGTTTTGGGATCGTACGATGCTGAAATTGCCGATCATTGGACCGATGGCAGTCAAGCAGGGCGTGGCAAGGATCGCGATGATCATTGCGACGTTGTCTCGCAGCGGCGTTGAATTGACTCGCGCGGTCGACTTGGCCGAGCGATCCACGGGTAACGTGATCTTCAAGAAGGCCTTGTCGGAATGTGGTGATCGGATCTCAGCGGGCGAAGAGGTCGCCGACGCGCTGAAGCAAAGTGGCGTATTTCCCCCGTTAGCGGTACGGGTGTTTTCGGTCGGACAGGAATCCGGCAAGCTCGATGAAATGTTGTTTCGGCTTGCTGACGACTACGATGCACAGGTGGCGACGTCTTCGGCTCGCTTGACGGCGCTACTGGAACCTGTCCTGATCTTGTTCTTAGCCGCCATGGTCGGCTTCTTGTTATTAGCGACGATCCTTCCAATTTTGGAGGCGGGGAATGTTCAGTAA
- the gspG gene encoding type II secretion system major pseudopilin GspG, whose translation MFSKFGGDQSMTCQFGWSSNLKPCFVRPSSLHRRHLSRAGFSLVELIVVMVILGMLAGLVAVRTRGYLISSKQNAAKAEIANIVKAIETFYADQGRYPTTDEGLEILVQGTDSWPDGFLNKLPIDPWKNPYEYVSPGSTEPYEVVSLGADGREGGEGEHADFTSESLDGDA comes from the coding sequence ATGTTCAGTAAATTCGGTGGCGATCAATCCATGACATGCCAATTCGGTTGGAGTTCCAATTTGAAGCCATGTTTCGTAAGGCCTAGCAGTCTTCATCGTCGGCACCTATCGCGTGCAGGTTTTTCGCTGGTCGAGTTGATCGTTGTGATGGTGATTTTGGGGATGTTGGCCGGCTTGGTGGCGGTCCGCACGCGAGGCTATTTGATCTCTTCAAAACAGAATGCGGCCAAGGCTGAAATCGCCAATATTGTCAAAGCGATCGAAACGTTCTACGCCGACCAAGGTCGTTATCCGACCACGGACGAAGGACTGGAAATTTTGGTTCAGGGGACTGATTCCTGGCCCGATGGGTTCTTGAACAAGTTGCCGATCGATCCCTGGAAGAATCCGTACGAATACGTCAGCCCCGGCAGTACCGAACCCTACGAAGTCGTATCGCTCGGCGCGGATGGTCGCGAAGGCGGCGAAGGTGAACACGCTGACTTTACCAGTGAATCGTTGGATGGCGATGCGTAG
- a CDS encoding pilus assembly FimT family protein has translation MRSAFTLIELVVVITIMAVLAAIAALSLGGVMDRYQLGRAAETIERFDSRARREARVTGDVVIAKIDRSRGRLDVDVAGSGLDVMFQLPSRVSISNMRMHRSGVSGSDLILVVDRSGQCPTYAVELMRGNMKRWLVMLGTSGQVISLDNEGAVNALFAL, from the coding sequence ATGCGTAGTGCCTTTACACTGATTGAATTGGTGGTTGTGATCACGATCATGGCCGTGCTGGCGGCGATCGCTGCATTGTCGCTTGGTGGAGTGATGGATCGCTACCAACTCGGACGGGCCGCAGAAACGATCGAGCGATTTGATTCACGCGCGCGACGCGAAGCGCGTGTGACGGGCGACGTTGTGATTGCAAAAATCGATCGGAGTCGCGGTCGCTTGGACGTCGATGTGGCGGGATCTGGTTTAGACGTGATGTTTCAATTGCCGTCTCGTGTTTCGATATCGAACATGCGAATGCACCGGAGTGGTGTTTCGGGTTCCGACTTAATCTTGGTGGTTGATCGAAGTGGGCAATGTCCAACCTACGCGGTTGAACTTATGCGCGGGAACATGAAACGCTGGCTCGTGATGCTGGGGACCAGCGGCCAAGTGATATCGCTCGATAACGAGGGAGCCGTCAATGCGTTGTTCGCGTTATAG
- a CDS encoding prepilin-type N-terminal cleavage/methylation domain-containing protein, with translation MRCSRYSFCSAARVGRSSTGFTLLEVLVGLAIMASVLVSSLLAFAAHQRARRFAEAKLAAVGVADELLFQLSGGRGGIPPAGRGVVPGRSGWWWQTELVGLAAPAGIPMSVVRFRIIEATAPGKQQTLVSVDIVKGAK, from the coding sequence ATGCGTTGTTCGCGTTATAGTTTTTGCTCTGCTGCTCGTGTTGGCCGGTCTTCAACGGGTTTTACGCTGCTAGAAGTTCTGGTCGGCTTAGCGATCATGGCCAGCGTGCTGGTCAGTTCGCTGTTGGCCTTTGCCGCTCATCAGCGAGCCCGCCGATTTGCGGAGGCTAAGTTGGCGGCTGTTGGTGTGGCTGATGAACTGTTGTTTCAGTTGTCGGGTGGTCGGGGTGGCATTCCACCGGCGGGGCGCGGCGTGGTCCCCGGTCGCAGCGGTTGGTGGTGGCAGACGGAGTTGGTCGGATTGGCCGCGCCGGCGGGGATCCCAATGAGTGTGGTTCGCTTTCGTATTATTGAGGCGACGGCACCGGGAAAACAGCAAACCTTGGTCAGTGTCGATATTGTCAAAGGTGCAAAGTGA
- a CDS encoding type II secretion system protein N produces the protein MDITNQRRTMNALAIMLLVGAGGVGYWAVSDVSETDGLGATKTMPSVIVTDEDATVKVPLSTDVALRSLRSPLYDPPAPTPRPVPVKPPPPPAVPRPVAVPKLGLILVGTIIDPNGSVAIISDAEGKFDIKAIGEELDLTPAGVTIDGIESERVMLSYQGSESTVRLQRSEPSANSNGGGNLRPNGRRRNQ, from the coding sequence ATGGATATCACCAACCAACGCCGCACAATGAACGCCCTAGCAATCATGCTGCTGGTTGGTGCTGGCGGTGTGGGATATTGGGCGGTTTCGGATGTTAGCGAAACCGATGGTCTAGGGGCGACCAAAACGATGCCGTCAGTGATCGTGACCGACGAAGATGCGACCGTGAAGGTTCCGCTTAGTACCGATGTCGCGCTGCGTTCACTGCGCTCGCCGCTGTACGATCCACCCGCACCGACGCCGCGTCCGGTGCCGGTCAAACCGCCGCCTCCGCCTGCGGTACCGCGACCGGTTGCTGTGCCGAAGCTAGGGTTGATTTTGGTAGGAACGATCATCGATCCAAACGGCAGCGTTGCGATCATCTCGGACGCCGAAGGAAAGTTCGACATCAAAGCGATTGGCGAGGAACTGGATCTGACTCCCGCGGGAGTGACCATTGATGGGATCGAGTCGGAACGGGTGATGTTGTCTTACCAAGGAAGCGAATCTACCGTTCGGTTACAGCGGTCGGAACCGTCGGCAAACTCGAATGGCGGCGGCAATCTTCGTCCCAACGGCCGGAGACGTAATCAATGA
- a CDS encoding tetratricopeptide repeat protein: protein MKRLARRLLLELGAGVIITSAVGGCASWKNSNESIIQVESKQNPDLARRLTLVGVKEFGMGNLEKATQKYIAAISADQTYGPAHNNLGLLHFEDGNLYQAVLAFEQAMEFMPYDPSVYYNLALTLESAGKVTEAMDLYRQAIQMAPANPVFLGNLVRLRIRLGESGPDLNQQLQDLVLIETRPQWRRWADRQLALFFNDALDRGPEAPEFNPNDEPDEAVEFRIEDRVIDLTPKSRPKASEIGDSTELPSSTRLNEPVRSSASPRAAPPPRPTAIPDPFSIETMPPSIEMLPTPH, encoded by the coding sequence ATGAAGCGGCTCGCCCGACGATTGCTGTTGGAATTGGGTGCTGGTGTGATCATCACCAGCGCGGTTGGCGGGTGCGCGTCGTGGAAGAACAGCAACGAATCGATCATTCAGGTTGAATCGAAACAGAACCCCGATCTGGCTCGCCGATTGACACTGGTTGGCGTGAAAGAGTTCGGGATGGGCAACCTCGAAAAGGCAACGCAAAAGTACATCGCCGCGATCTCGGCAGACCAAACCTACGGTCCCGCGCACAACAATCTTGGATTGTTGCACTTCGAAGATGGCAATCTGTATCAGGCGGTCTTAGCGTTTGAGCAAGCGATGGAGTTCATGCCTTATGATCCATCGGTCTACTACAACTTGGCGTTGACGTTGGAATCGGCCGGCAAAGTGACCGAAGCAATGGATCTTTACCGCCAAGCGATTCAGATGGCACCGGCCAATCCCGTCTTTTTGGGCAACCTTGTGCGTTTGCGAATTCGACTGGGTGAATCAGGGCCCGACTTGAATCAGCAACTGCAAGATTTGGTGCTGATTGAAACGCGGCCACAGTGGCGCCGTTGGGCAGATCGTCAGCTGGCGTTGTTCTTTAACGATGCCCTTGATCGTGGGCCAGAGGCTCCGGAATTCAACCCTAATGATGAACCCGACGAAGCGGTCGAGTTCCGCATCGAAGACCGAGTGATCGATTTGACACCCAAGTCGCGACCGAAGGCTTCGGAAATTGGTGACTCTACCGAATTGCCTTCATCAACGCGTTTGAATGAGCCGGTCCGATCATCCGCATCGCCTCGCGCTGCTCCACCGCCTCGACCTACCGCGATCCCTGATCCTTTTTCGATCGAGACGATGCCACCGAGCATCGAAATGCTGCCGACACCACACTAA